The following are from one region of the Lacinutrix sp. Bg11-31 genome:
- a CDS encoding serine hydrolase domain-containing protein, protein MKFKAILLFFIVTTFSCKPNKEEQIDTFKEITKLVDIYANQTLEKNNINSLAFAIYKDEEIYKNYYGEIDKGANNTPDDNTLYEIASITKVFAGSLAAKAVLENKITLNDDIRKYLIGDYTNLEFEGTPITIKNLLTHTIGLKNKTPKRLKEVTDSVNKGYFENKPFTYTINHLLEELKTVTVNKKPGTVYAYNSVGPELVAYILEQVYQKPYSILLQAFLDELNMKNTYLLDSNFDDNRVVNSYNNGKLAPLNKNPLLGATAGLVTTLPDLITFMKFQLESDNPIVKESVKQLFEDDDDNLVAYLWEGLGVGEEEGFYYSKTGTSSGVQSGLLLCPDSDYGLILIMNSNSDAALNNWENLFYGIENELIKYPKLNSVAFLENTLLHDTDNGIKKLKQQLKDTTNYYTNNDNLNAIAYQLLNNKKTEDALKIFNLQLELFPNHFNSYDSLGEFYFTTKALFNYKKSLEFNPENENAKIFIQKIEEITAK, encoded by the coding sequence ATGAAATTTAAAGCAATCCTATTATTCTTTATTGTAACCACTTTTAGTTGTAAACCTAATAAAGAAGAACAAATAGACACATTTAAAGAAATTACTAAGCTTGTCGATATTTATGCCAACCAAACTTTAGAAAAAAACAATATTAACTCCTTGGCGTTTGCAATTTATAAAGATGAAGAAATCTATAAAAATTATTATGGTGAAATCGATAAAGGAGCCAACAACACTCCAGACGATAATACCTTATACGAAATAGCATCCATAACCAAAGTATTTGCAGGATCCTTAGCTGCTAAAGCTGTTTTAGAGAATAAGATTACTCTTAATGATGATATTAGAAAATACTTAATAGGAGACTACACTAATTTAGAATTTGAAGGCACACCAATAACCATTAAAAATCTACTTACACACACTATTGGTTTAAAAAACAAAACACCAAAAAGACTTAAAGAAGTAACAGATAGTGTAAACAAAGGTTATTTTGAAAACAAGCCATTCACCTACACCATTAACCACTTACTAGAAGAACTTAAAACTGTAACAGTAAATAAAAAACCAGGAACTGTTTATGCATACAACTCTGTTGGACCGGAACTAGTTGCTTATATTTTAGAACAAGTTTACCAAAAACCTTACTCTATTTTATTACAAGCTTTTCTAGACGAATTAAACATGAAAAACACCTATTTATTAGATTCTAATTTTGATGATAACCGAGTAGTAAATAGCTATAATAATGGCAAATTAGCTCCATTAAATAAAAACCCATTACTAGGTGCAACAGCTGGATTAGTTACTACACTTCCAGATTTAATTACGTTTATGAAATTTCAATTAGAAAGCGATAATCCTATAGTAAAAGAATCTGTTAAACAGCTTTTTGAAGACGATGACGATAATCTTGTTGCTTACCTATGGGAAGGTTTAGGTGTTGGTGAAGAAGAAGGTTTCTACTACTCTAAAACAGGAACATCAAGTGGTGTACAAAGTGGACTTTTATTATGTCCTGATAGTGATTACGGATTAATATTAATTATGAATAGCAATTCTGATGCAGCCTTAAATAATTGGGAAAATTTATTTTACGGCATAGAAAACGAACTGATTAAATATCCTAAATTAAACAGTGTTGCCTTTTTAGAAAACACATTATTGCATGATACCGATAATGGCATTAAAAAATTAAAACAACAACTTAAAGACACTACTAATTATTATACAAATAATGATAATTTAAATGCCATAGCATACCAACTTCTTAATAATAAAAAGACCGAAGACGCTCTAAAAATATTCAATCTACAATTAGAGTTGTTTCCAAATCATTTTAACTCTTATGATAGTTTAGGCGAATTCTATTTTACAACTAAAGCTTTATTTAATTATAAAAAATCTTTAGAATTTAATCCGGAAAATGAAAACGCAAAAATATTTATTCAAAAAATAGAAGAAATTACCGCTAAATAA
- the lysM gene encoding peptidoglycan-binding protein LysM: MGLFSFIKNAGAKVFGIGKTDAEEAAEAAAAELKLEEAAARKLEQTINDLELKVEGLSVNIDDDAATISGLAYDQATREKAILVVGNSKGIATVDDRMTVEHVEPEAQFHTVISGDTLGKIAKKFYGNAMKYPVIFEANKPMLEHPDKIYPGQVLRIPALD; this comes from the coding sequence ATGGGATTATTTTCATTTATTAAAAATGCAGGCGCTAAAGTTTTTGGCATAGGAAAAACAGATGCAGAAGAAGCTGCTGAAGCTGCTGCTGCAGAATTAAAATTAGAAGAAGCTGCTGCAAGAAAGTTAGAACAAACAATTAATGATTTAGAGCTTAAAGTTGAAGGACTTAGTGTGAATATCGATGACGATGCTGCAACTATATCTGGATTAGCTTACGATCAAGCTACTCGCGAAAAAGCGATATTAGTAGTAGGAAACAGTAAAGGTATAGCTACTGTAGACGATAGAATGACAGTTGAACACGTAGAGCCAGAAGCACAGTTTCATACTGTTATAAGTGGAGATACTTTAGGGAAAATTGCAAAGAAATTTTATGGTAATGCTATGAAGTATCCTGTGATTTTTGAAGCTAACAAGCCAATGTTAGAGCATCCAGATAAAATTTATCCAGGACAAGTATTGCGTATTCCTGCTTTAGACTAG
- the pheS gene encoding phenylalanine--tRNA ligase subunit alpha — translation MIDKIKELIAEAESFKAQSKEEVEAFRIKYLGKKGLLNDYFAEFKNVANEHKKEFGQVINQLKNTAQDKVNALKEELDNSTDDNSGNLDLSRPGEPVSIGARHPISIVKNDIIDIFSRIGFNVSEGPEIEDDWHNFTALNLPEYHPARDMQDTFFIQTDPDILLRTHTSSVQVRYMENNQPPIRTISPGRVYRNEAISARSHCFFHQLEGLYIDKDVSFADLKQTLQYFTTELFGKSKIRLRPSYFPFTEPSAEIDVYWGLETETDHKITKGTGWLEIGGCGMVDPNVLTNCGIDANEYSGFAFGVGIDRIAMLLHQIGDIRLLSENDVRFLEQFKSAL, via the coding sequence ATGATAGATAAGATAAAAGAACTCATTGCAGAAGCAGAAAGCTTTAAAGCCCAATCGAAAGAAGAGGTTGAAGCTTTTAGAATTAAATATTTAGGTAAAAAAGGTTTACTTAACGATTATTTTGCCGAGTTTAAAAATGTAGCAAACGAGCATAAAAAAGAGTTTGGCCAAGTAATAAATCAGTTAAAAAATACAGCTCAAGATAAAGTGAATGCTTTAAAAGAAGAGTTGGATAATTCAACAGATGATAATTCTGGAAATCTAGATTTATCACGTCCAGGAGAACCTGTTTCAATAGGAGCAAGACATCCTATATCTATTGTAAAAAACGATATTATAGACATTTTTTCTCGTATAGGGTTTAACGTAAGTGAGGGTCCAGAAATAGAAGACGATTGGCATAATTTTACAGCATTAAACTTGCCAGAATATCATCCAGCAAGAGACATGCAGGATACGTTTTTTATTCAAACAGATCCAGATATTTTATTACGTACACATACAAGTTCTGTACAAGTACGTTATATGGAAAACAATCAACCACCAATTCGTACTATCTCGCCAGGTCGTGTGTATAGAAACGAAGCTATTTCGGCAAGATCACATTGTTTTTTCCACCAACTAGAAGGGTTATATATAGATAAAGATGTAAGTTTTGCAGATTTAAAGCAAACATTACAATACTTTACAACAGAACTTTTTGGAAAATCTAAAATAAGATTAAGACCATCTTACTTTCCATTTACAGAGCCAAGTGCAGAAATAGATGTGTATTGGGGACTTGAAACAGAAACCGATCATAAAATCACCAAAGGAACAGGTTGGTTAGAAATTGGAGGTTGTGGTATGGTAGATCCAAACGTATTAACAAATTGTGGGATTGATGCTAACGAATACTCAGGTTTTGCCTTTGGAGTTGGTATAGATAGAATAGCAATGTTATTGCACCAAATAGGTGATATTAGACTTTTAAGTGAAAACGATGTTAGGTTTTTAGAGCAGTTTAAGAGTGCTCTTTAA
- a CDS encoding CvpA family protein, translating into MAVIDIVLGALLLFGLVRGFMKGLFVEVASLVALIAGVYGAIHFSYFVADFLQSRTEWAEKTINVTAFAITFVIIILIISLAGKAFTKLADFASLGILNKLLGGVFGALKIGLILSVLLIVFNKMNNTITFVDEEHIKDSVLYKPVKSIAPIIFPNIIKADGEEEEINANEES; encoded by the coding sequence ATGGCTGTTATTGATATTGTTTTAGGTGCTTTACTTCTTTTTGGGCTTGTTCGCGGTTTTATGAAAGGTCTTTTTGTTGAAGTTGCTTCATTAGTTGCATTAATTGCTGGAGTTTATGGCGCTATTCATTTTAGTTACTTTGTTGCAGATTTTCTACAAAGTAGAACAGAATGGGCAGAAAAAACTATTAATGTAACTGCATTCGCAATCACGTTTGTAATTATTATTCTTATTATTTCTTTAGCAGGAAAAGCATTTACTAAACTAGCAGATTTTGCTTCTCTTGGTATTTTAAATAAATTACTTGGTGGTGTTTTTGGTGCTCTTAAAATAGGTTTAATTTTAAGTGTATTATTAATTGTTTTTAATAAAATGAATAATACGATAACCTTTGTAGACGAAGAGCATATTAAAGACTCTGTACTTTATAAGCCTGTAAAATCTATTGCTCCTATAATATTTCCTAATATTATTAAAGCTGATGGTGAAGAGGAAGAAATTAATGCTAATGAAGAATCTTAA
- a CDS encoding superoxide dismutase yields the protein MAFELPKLKYAYDALEPNIDARTMEIHHTKHHNGYTSKLNAAIEGTDLEGKSIENILTNLDMNNAGVRNNGGGFYNHSLFWDVMNPEGKGRLSGDLKEAIEIAYGSVDAFKDAFSSAAATQFGSGWAWLCVHEGGKVEVCSTPNQDNPLMPGVTCGGTPILGLDVWEHAYYLNYQNRRPDYINAFFNVINWNEVERRYALAK from the coding sequence ATGGCTTTCGAATTACCGAAATTAAAATACGCTTACGACGCTTTAGAACCAAATATCGACGCTCGTACAATGGAAATACATCACACTAAACACCACAATGGATATACATCTAAATTAAATGCTGCTATTGAAGGCACAGATTTAGAAGGTAAATCTATAGAAAACATATTAACTAATCTTGATATGAATAATGCAGGTGTTAGAAATAATGGTGGAGGTTTTTACAATCACTCATTATTTTGGGATGTAATGAATCCAGAAGGAAAAGGACGTTTATCTGGAGATTTAAAAGAAGCAATTGAGATAGCTTATGGGTCTGTAGATGCTTTTAAAGATGCTTTTAGTAGTGCAGCTGCGACACAATTTGGTTCAGGTTGGGCTTGGTTATGTGTCCATGAAGGTGGAAAGGTGGAAGTTTGTTCTACACCAAACCAAGATAATCCATTAATGCCAGGAGTAACTTGTGGAGGAACACCAATATTAGGATTAGATGTATGGGAACATGCTTACTATTTAAACTACCAAAACAGAAGACCAGATTATATTAATGCATTTTTTAATGTTATTAACTGGAACGAAGTAGAGAGACGTTATGCTTTAGCAAAATAA
- a CDS encoding nicotinic acid mononucleotide adenyltransferase, with translation MKTLKLLSVFALIATLLTSCYTEVLVEDDYVNNTAPAISIDQLFNTYELWYVDINKTVGYGESPFLQIAFTVSFRNGTLYANNNLVGIGNQGNGFGIPIGAYNAYDMILDIDHDIDGYDSFDVYQVDNNTIELYNPFNDTSYFLNGYQRSNFDYDYVFYDNIHYFMQEYEAWEKTYTSDYGALNEFDNENFLQFLSGGNDSTFRSSQDQSGANPNNLYWDYTGDYGVGSVSGNMYLKTLTLDYDYFDNEFFELSVINDQRIELFHTGSGTVYEFTGRGYIQYLKEGTTIDRSKTSDLKKRKQRSAKKDNMRENTRK, from the coding sequence ATGAAGACATTAAAACTACTTTCGGTATTTGCCCTAATAGCAACTTTATTAACCTCTTGCTACACAGAAGTTCTTGTAGAAGACGACTACGTAAATAATACAGCACCAGCAATATCAATAGATCAATTATTTAATACTTACGAGTTATGGTATGTGGATATTAATAAAACAGTAGGTTATGGAGAATCACCATTTTTACAAATAGCATTTACTGTTTCTTTTAGAAACGGAACGCTATATGCAAACAATAATTTAGTTGGTATTGGTAATCAGGGTAATGGATTTGGAATCCCAATAGGCGCTTATAATGCTTATGACATGATTTTAGATATCGATCATGATATAGATGGTTATGATAGTTTTGATGTTTACCAAGTAGATAATAATACAATAGAATTATATAACCCTTTTAATGACACCTCTTATTTTTTAAATGGATACCAACGTTCTAATTTTGATTACGATTATGTTTTTTACGATAACATTCATTATTTCATGCAAGAATACGAAGCTTGGGAAAAAACATATACAAGCGATTATGGTGCATTAAACGAATTTGATAACGAAAACTTCTTACAGTTTTTATCTGGAGGTAACGATAGTACGTTTAGAAGTTCTCAAGACCAAAGTGGTGCAAACCCTAATAATTTATATTGGGATTACACAGGAGATTATGGAGTAGGAAGTGTTAGTGGGAATATGTACTTAAAAACATTAACGCTAGATTATGACTATTTTGATAATGAGTTTTTTGAGTTGAGTGTTATTAACGATCAAAGAATAGAATTGTTTCACACAGGTTCTGGAACTGTTTACGAATTTACAGGAAGAGGTTATATTCAATATTTAAAAGAAGGAACAACGATAGATAGGTCTAAAACGTCTGATTTAAAGAAGCGTAAGCAACGTTCTGCTAAAAAAGATAATATGCGTGAAAACACTCGTAAATAG
- a CDS encoding NAD(P)H-dependent glycerol-3-phosphate dehydrogenase produces the protein MSQQLKYAVFGSGSWATAIVKMLCENLDEVGWYMRSVYTKEHLLKEQHNPAYLSSVEFHLEQLKLSNDINEMANYADVLIFVVPSAFIHSELQKLTVDITNKTVVSAVKGILPETGKLLGEHFHDSYKIPFDNIAVIAGPCHAEEVALERLSYLTISCVDQKKAQGIADALSSDYIKTTTSDDVIGTEYAVMLKNIYAIAAGIAHGLGYGDNFQSVLMSNAIREMKRFIKKMHKMKRNINNSAYLGDLLVTGYSTFSRNRMFGNMIGKGYTVKSAQMEMSMVAEGYYATKSAHLLNKKNVKKTRLPIIEAVYDVLYEGKDAKKVFKKLTDKLD, from the coding sequence ATGAGTCAACAATTAAAATACGCTGTTTTTGGATCTGGAAGTTGGGCAACTGCAATTGTAAAAATGCTTTGCGAAAATTTAGACGAAGTAGGTTGGTATATGCGTAGCGTTTATACTAAAGAACACTTACTAAAAGAACAACACAATCCTGCATATTTAAGTTCTGTAGAGTTTCACTTAGAACAACTAAAGTTAAGCAACGATATTAACGAAATGGCTAACTACGCCGATGTACTTATTTTTGTAGTACCATCTGCCTTTATCCATTCAGAATTACAAAAACTTACTGTAGATATTACCAACAAAACAGTTGTCTCTGCTGTAAAAGGTATTCTTCCCGAAACAGGAAAACTATTAGGTGAACATTTTCATGATAGTTACAAGATTCCATTTGATAACATAGCTGTAATTGCTGGACCTTGTCATGCAGAAGAGGTTGCTTTAGAACGTTTATCTTACCTAACTATTTCTTGTGTAGACCAGAAAAAAGCACAAGGAATCGCAGATGCTTTATCAAGCGATTATATAAAAACAACAACTAGCGACGACGTAATTGGTACAGAATACGCAGTTATGCTTAAAAACATTTATGCTATTGCTGCTGGTATTGCACACGGTTTGGGATATGGAGACAATTTCCAAAGTGTTTTAATGAGTAATGCCATACGCGAAATGAAGCGTTTTATAAAGAAAATGCACAAAATGAAACGTAACATAAATAATTCGGCTTATTTAGGCGATTTACTAGTTACAGGCTACTCTACATTTTCTAGAAACCGCATGTTTGGAAACATGATTGGCAAAGGTTATACCGTAAAATCTGCACAAATGGAAATGAGCATGGTAGCTGAAGGTTATTACGCTACAAAAAGCGCACATTTACTTAACAAGAAAAACGTAAAAAAAACACGTTTACCAATAATTGAAGCCGTTTACGATGTGCTATACGAAGGCAAGGATGCTAAAAAAGTATTTAAAAAACTAACCGATAAATTAGATTAA